One Oryza glaberrima chromosome 11, OglaRS2, whole genome shotgun sequence genomic region harbors:
- the LOC127755645 gene encoding uncharacterized protein LOC127755645, with product PPQNKLAEFLRVRPPTFSSTTNPVEAGDWLHAIEKKLDLLQCTDQEKVSFASHQLHGPASEWWDHFRLNRTTAEPITWLEFTAAFRKTHIPSGVVSLKKKEFRSLTQGSRTVTEYLHEFNRLARYAPEDVRTDEERQERFLEGLNDELSYPLMTGDYHDFQKLVDKAIRQEDKYNRMEQKKRRIAH from the coding sequence cctccccagaacaagttagcagaatttcttcgtgtgaggccgcccactttctctagcaccactaatcctgtggaagctggtgattggctgcacgccatagagaagaagttggatttgcttcagtgcactgatcaggagaaggtctcatttgcatcacaccaactgcatggccctgcctctgagtggtgggatcacttccgccttaacaggactactgctgaacctatcacttggcttgaattcaccgctgcttttcggaagacgcatataccatcgggagtggtgtctctcaagaagaaagaatttaggtcgctcacccaagggtctcgcacggtcaccgagtatctgcacgagttcaatcgtctggctcgttatgctccagaagatgtgcgcactgatgaagagcgccaggagaggttcttggaaggacttaatgatgagctttcttacccactcatgactggggattaccatgatttccagaagttagtggataaggctattcgtcaggaggacaagtacaaccgcatggagcagaagaaacgtcggattgctcac